From Candidatus Protochlamydia phocaeensis, one genomic window encodes:
- a CDS encoding hydrolase produces MHAYRPYLEWIKSQQTYLQYLVRTWTAINSFSTHLIGLQAMLAALQKGFACLEGQERIISLPQRRFLRPDGVLASQQLGQALSIRKRPTAPIQVLLAGHMDTVYPPSSPFQSIEEKDGQIWNGPGLTDMKGGLAILLIALAALERSPYADQVGWEILINPDEEIGSPSSAGLFQEAAKHYQLGLIFEPSFPDGAFVSERKGSVNYSIVVRGRAAHAGRDFFSGASAIYALSQFIQEVEKFNQPGQETTVNVGHIEGGGPVNIIPDLAICRLNMRSAKAEDILSSQKKLEAIAHQCMRREGIQIEVFQENLRLPKPFDSQTQKLFNLYGSCAEELGIPFQLRSTGGVCDGNTLAGAGLPTLDSIGAKGGLIHTHEEYLFLPSLVERAQLTALFLFKLATREMTFEKELSHD; encoded by the coding sequence ATGCATGCTTATCGTCCTTATCTAGAATGGATTAAAAGTCAGCAAACGTATTTACAATACCTTGTCAGGACTTGGACAGCTATTAATTCTTTTTCCACTCATTTAATTGGACTGCAAGCCATGCTAGCAGCGTTGCAGAAAGGTTTTGCCTGCTTAGAAGGGCAAGAGCGCATTATTTCCCTTCCCCAGCGCCGGTTCCTGAGGCCTGACGGGGTCTTAGCTAGCCAGCAGCTCGGTCAAGCCCTATCTATACGCAAGCGTCCAACAGCGCCAATACAAGTGCTTTTAGCCGGGCATATGGACACTGTCTATCCGCCCTCTAGCCCTTTTCAATCCATCGAGGAAAAAGATGGCCAAATATGGAACGGACCCGGATTGACAGACATGAAAGGAGGGCTTGCCATTCTCCTAATTGCCTTAGCCGCTTTAGAAAGATCTCCTTATGCAGATCAGGTCGGATGGGAAATATTAATCAATCCCGATGAGGAAATTGGATCTCCAAGTTCTGCAGGCCTATTCCAAGAAGCAGCCAAACACTATCAGCTAGGCCTGATCTTCGAGCCTTCTTTTCCTGATGGCGCCTTTGTCAGCGAACGGAAAGGATCCGTTAATTACAGCATTGTCGTCAGAGGGCGGGCAGCGCATGCCGGCCGTGATTTTTTTTCTGGCGCAAGCGCCATTTATGCTTTATCTCAATTCATTCAAGAAGTAGAAAAATTCAACCAGCCTGGCCAAGAAACAACCGTCAATGTTGGCCATATCGAGGGTGGCGGACCTGTCAATATTATTCCCGATTTAGCCATTTGCCGCCTAAATATGAGAAGCGCTAAGGCTGAAGATATTTTATCTAGTCAAAAAAAACTAGAGGCTATCGCTCATCAGTGCATGCGCAGAGAAGGCATTCAAATTGAAGTTTTTCAAGAAAACTTGCGCTTACCCAAGCCTTTTGATTCGCAGACGCAAAAGCTTTTCAATCTTTACGGTAGCTGCGCTGAAGAGCTTGGCATTCCATTTCAACTGCGCTCGACAGGAGGAGTATGCGACGGCAATACACTGGCAGGCGCCGGCTTGCCTACCTTAGATTCTATTGGGGCCAAAGGAGGCCTTATTCATACTCATGAAGAATATTTATTTCTACCAAGCTTGGTTGAACGCGCTCAATTGACGGCTCTATTCTTATTTAAGCTGGCAACGCGCGAAATGACATTTGAAAAGGAACTTTCCCATGACTGA
- a CDS encoding aminotransferase class III-fold pyridoxal phosphate-dependent enzyme encodes MTDFLLAAAQFRQDPRIKEAKKLLLDALKDYQAPLTHIRPPQDTLNQSYEEMIAAFNEMRGGKLYFPYIGSGFGNGPLVELLDGSVKYDMISGIGSHYWGHSHPDVLSHAIDAALNDTVMQGHLQQNIEAFHFSQLLVHASGLDHCFLSSSGAMANENALKIAFQKKFPASRVLAFEKCFMGRSLALSQITDKPHFREGLPTTIAVDYIPFFREEEPEKSTKQAVHTLKHYLARYPKQHAVMCFELVQGEGGFYTGTTDFFRALMTVLKEHEIAIFIDEVQTFGRTPQLFAYQHFQLEEFVDIVSIGKLSQVCATLFRSTFKPKPGLLSQTFTSSTAALQVGRFIVNELLHKDFLGPNGKIAHMHRLFVEHFERIKNRYPDRIQGPYGIGAMIAFTPFDGDNQRVVKFIQDLFQAGVISFVAGGHPTRARFLIPIGAIQPSDIEKVMELVEDVLKKG; translated from the coding sequence ATGACTGATTTTCTCTTGGCTGCCGCACAATTTCGTCAAGATCCGCGCATCAAAGAAGCTAAAAAATTGTTGCTAGATGCCTTAAAGGATTATCAAGCGCCCCTAACCCATATTCGTCCCCCACAGGACACATTAAATCAATCTTACGAAGAAATGATAGCAGCCTTTAATGAAATGCGAGGAGGCAAGCTGTATTTTCCTTACATAGGCAGCGGCTTTGGTAACGGCCCTTTGGTCGAGCTGTTGGACGGCAGCGTCAAATATGACATGATCAGCGGCATTGGCTCTCATTATTGGGGGCATAGCCATCCTGATGTCCTTTCTCACGCTATTGACGCAGCTCTAAATGATACGGTCATGCAAGGCCACCTTCAACAGAATATCGAAGCCTTCCATTTTTCGCAGCTTCTCGTCCACGCTTCCGGACTGGATCATTGCTTTTTATCCTCTTCAGGTGCAATGGCTAATGAAAACGCCCTTAAAATCGCTTTTCAAAAGAAATTTCCCGCCAGCCGTGTTCTTGCCTTTGAAAAGTGCTTTATGGGCCGTTCGCTTGCTCTATCGCAAATTACGGATAAACCGCATTTTAGAGAAGGTTTGCCGACGACAATTGCCGTTGATTATATTCCTTTTTTTCGGGAGGAAGAACCGGAAAAAAGCACGAAGCAAGCAGTCCACACTCTCAAGCATTATCTGGCCCGCTATCCCAAGCAGCATGCGGTCATGTGCTTTGAGCTGGTTCAAGGTGAAGGCGGCTTTTATACAGGGACCACGGATTTCTTCCGCGCTTTAATGACTGTTTTAAAAGAGCATGAGATAGCCATTTTTATCGATGAGGTGCAAACCTTTGGGCGCACGCCTCAACTTTTTGCCTATCAACACTTTCAATTAGAAGAATTTGTTGATATTGTTTCAATCGGTAAATTATCTCAAGTTTGCGCGACTCTTTTCCGCTCAACTTTTAAGCCGAAGCCGGGCCTTCTTAGCCAAACATTTACGAGTAGCACAGCCGCCTTGCAGGTGGGACGTTTCATCGTCAATGAACTTTTGCATAAAGATTTCCTAGGCCCTAACGGCAAGATTGCCCATATGCATAGGTTATTTGTCGAACATTTTGAAAGGATTAAAAACCGCTATCCTGATCGCATCCAAGGTCCCTATGGAATAGGAGCGATGATTGCTTTTACCCCTTTTGATGGCGACAATCAACGCGTGGTTAAATTTATCCAAGACTTATTTCAGGCCGGAGTGATTAGCTTTGTAGCAGGCGGCCATCCTACGCGGGCTCGTTTTCTAATACCTATAGGTGCGATTCAGCCTTCTGATATCGAAAAAGTCATGGAATTGGTTGAAGACGTATTAAAAAAGGGATAA
- a CDS encoding arginine N-succinyltransferase produces MIVVRPITRKDQQIFAEFSFESLLGMTNLPRDREKLQDKIILSESSFRQQIEKPGLEEYYFVLEDLTTGRIGGTCGILAENSISRSYFYRIESLLTNAKHISAPKELSVLKVISSNSNASEVCSLYLQPTFRHSGQGRLLSLSRFLFIAAHRQRFEKKIFAELRGYIDQRQISPFWEAVGKHFCNLSFVELMAQLDQDRTFISEILPKFPIYISLLPKEAQEVIGKTHDSTKPALHMLLQEGFAFNQEIDIFDAGPLLAASTSNIRTIKNSAVIKVQITPDMLPEETEYILSNDRLDFRACFGRLQFISKTTALINDNVADALLVKHGDNIRYVTIH; encoded by the coding sequence ATGATTGTTGTTCGCCCCATTACACGAAAAGACCAACAAATTTTTGCTGAATTTTCGTTTGAGTCTTTGCTGGGTATGACAAATCTTCCCCGAGACCGAGAAAAGCTTCAAGACAAAATTATTCTCTCTGAATCTTCTTTCCGGCAGCAAATAGAAAAGCCCGGCTTGGAAGAGTATTATTTTGTCTTAGAAGATTTAACAACGGGGCGTATCGGGGGAACGTGCGGGATTCTGGCAGAAAATAGCATTAGCCGCTCTTATTTCTATCGAATTGAATCCTTGCTTACGAACGCCAAGCATATTTCTGCTCCAAAAGAATTGAGCGTTTTAAAAGTTATCTCAAGCAATTCCAATGCATCAGAAGTCTGCTCGCTTTATCTCCAACCCACATTCAGACATAGCGGCCAAGGACGCCTGCTCTCTTTAAGCCGATTTCTTTTTATTGCCGCCCATCGACAGCGATTTGAAAAGAAAATTTTTGCAGAGTTAAGAGGATATATTGATCAAAGGCAAATTTCTCCTTTTTGGGAAGCCGTGGGCAAGCATTTTTGCAATCTTTCTTTTGTGGAGCTTATGGCCCAATTGGATCAAGACCGGACATTTATTTCAGAGATTTTGCCGAAATTTCCTATTTATATTTCCTTGCTTCCCAAAGAAGCTCAAGAGGTCATCGGGAAGACCCATGATAGTACAAAGCCGGCTTTGCATATGCTTTTGCAGGAAGGATTTGCCTTTAATCAAGAGATTGATATTTTTGACGCAGGCCCTTTGCTGGCGGCTTCAACGTCTAATATCAGAACGATTAAAAATAGCGCGGTCATAAAAGTTCAGATCACTCCGGATATGTTGCCAGAGGAAACGGAATATATCTTATCTAATGATCGATTAGATTTCAGGGCCTGTTTTGGAAGACTCCAGTTTATTTCTAAAACAACGGCTTTAATAAATGATAATGTTGCTGATGCCTTACTTGTCAAACATGGCGATAACATACGCTATGTGACAATTCATTAA
- the astD gene encoding succinylglutamate-semialdehyde dehydrogenase — MQEHDSIFTNNQWKKGLGPLFTSYNPATGEILWQGREADKEQVDEAVRNAQAAFPDWSGLTIDERSQYLGHFGEILKHHTMTMAEIISKETGKPLWDSKGEVASMINKIDISLEAYGRRCAGMIRDQGIARSITRHRPHGPVAVFGPFNFPGHLPGGHIIPALLAGNTIIFKPSELTPAVAETLISFWNDVGLPPGVINLIQGGKETGQALIHNPHIQGLFFTGSYQTGLYLSQLFGSYPQKILALEMGGNNPLVVSQIANPTAAAYLTVQSAYLSSGQRCTCARRLIVPESPIGNEFISSLLDLINTIKVGPYTDVPEPYMGPLISESHAKRILEAQDFLRAKGGKSLIEMKNFIPDTGFLSPGLMDVTAIKDRPDEEIFGPFLQLIRTKDLQEAIEEANRTKFGLAAGIFTQSLEEYNQFYRQARAGIINWNMQLTGASSASPFGGIGCSGNHRPSAYYAADYCSYPVASLETPSLKLPTNLLPGIELKNDF, encoded by the coding sequence ATGCAAGAACACGATAGCATTTTCACCAATAATCAATGGAAAAAAGGATTAGGCCCTCTATTTACTTCTTATAATCCAGCCACAGGAGAAATCCTCTGGCAAGGAAGAGAAGCCGATAAAGAGCAAGTAGACGAAGCCGTTCGCAATGCTCAGGCAGCCTTTCCTGATTGGTCCGGCCTGACTATTGATGAGCGTTCCCAATACCTCGGCCACTTCGGCGAAATTCTAAAGCATCACACAATGACGATGGCCGAGATCATTTCAAAGGAAACGGGTAAGCCCTTATGGGATTCAAAAGGCGAAGTCGCTTCCATGATTAATAAGATCGACATCTCATTAGAGGCATATGGGCGGCGCTGCGCCGGCATGATTCGCGATCAAGGTATCGCACGCTCAATTACACGGCACCGTCCTCATGGTCCAGTAGCTGTTTTCGGCCCCTTTAATTTCCCTGGACATCTGCCAGGCGGACACATTATCCCCGCACTCTTGGCAGGAAATACAATTATTTTTAAGCCCAGCGAGCTGACCCCGGCAGTTGCAGAAACCTTGATCTCTTTTTGGAATGACGTCGGCCTTCCCCCCGGGGTAATCAATCTCATTCAAGGCGGAAAAGAAACAGGCCAAGCGCTCATTCACAATCCCCATATTCAAGGCCTTTTCTTTACCGGCAGCTACCAGACAGGCTTGTATCTATCCCAGCTCTTCGGCTCTTATCCCCAGAAAATCCTCGCTTTGGAAATGGGCGGCAATAATCCCCTTGTTGTCAGTCAAATCGCCAACCCTACCGCTGCTGCCTACTTGACCGTTCAATCGGCTTATTTATCTTCCGGGCAGCGCTGCACATGTGCAAGGCGTTTGATTGTCCCTGAAAGCCCAATAGGAAATGAGTTTATTTCCTCTCTGCTAGACTTGATTAATACCATTAAAGTAGGCCCTTATACCGATGTCCCGGAACCTTATATGGGACCCTTGATTTCCGAGTCTCACGCAAAGCGCATATTAGAAGCGCAAGACTTTCTTCGAGCTAAAGGCGGCAAATCTTTAATTGAAATGAAAAACTTTATTCCCGACACCGGCTTTCTGTCTCCAGGCCTGATGGATGTCACGGCCATTAAAGACCGCCCTGATGAAGAAATTTTCGGCCCTTTTTTGCAATTAATAAGGACAAAGGATTTACAAGAGGCTATTGAAGAAGCGAATCGGACAAAATTTGGATTAGCCGCCGGCATCTTCACCCAATCGCTAGAGGAATATAATCAATTTTATCGGCAAGCCCGGGCCGGGATTATTAATTGGAACATGCAGCTTACAGGAGCAAGCAGCGCCTCTCCTTTTGGCGGAATAGGCTGTAGCGGAAACCATCGCCCAAGCGCCTATTATGCGGCAGATTATTGTTCTTACCCTGTCGCCTCATTAGAGACGCCCTCTCTTAAGCTGCCAACAAATTTACTTCCAGGCATAGAACTGAAAAATGATTTTTAG
- the astB gene encoding N-succinylarginine dihydrolase, with protein sequence MLDQAEEINFDGLVGPTHNYSGLSYGNIASMEHGKLISNPKKAALQGLAKMYKLFSLGIKQAVLPPQERPFIPVLRSLGYDGAEDQIIRQVGKDSPSLLMSCSSAASMWAANAATISPSLDSQDHKVHFTPANLMSKFHRSFEAPATSLVLRRIFDNPTYFAHHYPLPTHPDFADEGAANHTRLCQRYDQPGIQLFVFGRRINQNPDQLPKRFPARQTDEASKAVARLHRLSPKQVIFAQQSPEAIDAGVFHNDVVAVGNQNVFFYHEQAYIDTPQVIEKMRIAFIEQCQTNPHLIMVPAKQVPLQEAVKTYLFNSQLVTLPDQTMALIAPQECQESQIVSRFLQELLARGDHPIKQVIHQDVRESMQNGGGPACLRLRVVLMPKEKAAMNPSVLLTEELYQQLTKWVEKHYRDHLTPQDLADPKLLIEGRHALDELTQILQLGPLYPFQMQRIMPIPHR encoded by the coding sequence ATGTTAGATCAAGCTGAAGAAATCAATTTTGATGGCCTTGTCGGCCCCACGCATAATTATAGTGGACTTTCATACGGAAATATCGCTTCCATGGAGCATGGCAAGCTAATTTCCAACCCAAAAAAAGCAGCCTTGCAGGGGCTTGCTAAAATGTATAAACTTTTTTCGTTGGGAATCAAACAAGCCGTTCTTCCCCCACAAGAGCGTCCCTTTATTCCCGTCTTGCGTTCCTTGGGCTACGATGGAGCTGAGGATCAAATAATCAGGCAAGTGGGGAAGGATTCCCCCTCACTGCTGATGTCTTGCAGCTCAGCTGCTTCAATGTGGGCGGCGAATGCAGCGACAATCAGTCCTTCGCTTGATTCGCAAGACCATAAAGTGCATTTTACCCCGGCCAATTTGATGAGCAAATTCCATCGCTCGTTTGAAGCCCCTGCAACCTCTCTGGTCTTGCGCCGTATTTTTGACAATCCCACTTATTTTGCGCACCATTATCCCCTCCCTACTCATCCAGATTTTGCCGATGAAGGCGCAGCCAATCATACACGCTTATGCCAGCGCTATGACCAGCCAGGCATTCAACTGTTTGTTTTCGGACGTAGAATCAATCAAAATCCCGATCAACTTCCCAAGCGGTTTCCAGCTCGGCAGACAGACGAGGCATCAAAAGCCGTTGCCCGCCTCCACCGCCTCTCTCCCAAGCAAGTCATTTTTGCTCAACAGAGCCCCGAAGCCATCGATGCCGGAGTATTTCATAACGATGTCGTTGCTGTGGGCAATCAAAATGTGTTTTTCTATCACGAACAAGCCTATATAGACACTCCGCAAGTCATTGAAAAGATGAGAATAGCCTTTATTGAGCAGTGCCAAACCAATCCTCATCTGATTATGGTGCCTGCCAAGCAAGTCCCGCTTCAAGAAGCTGTTAAAACCTATTTATTTAATTCGCAACTCGTCACCCTTCCGGACCAAACAATGGCTTTAATTGCCCCTCAAGAATGTCAGGAATCTCAGATCGTCAGCCGGTTCCTGCAAGAGCTGCTCGCACGCGGCGATCACCCCATAAAGCAGGTGATTCATCAAGATGTCCGAGAGAGCATGCAAAATGGAGGGGGCCCTGCCTGCCTACGCTTGCGCGTAGTTTTAATGCCCAAAGAAAAAGCTGCCATGAATCCATCCGTTTTGCTGACCGAAGAGCTTTACCAGCAGCTAACAAAATGGGTTGAAAAACACTATAGGGATCATTTGACCCCTCAAGATTTAGCGGATCCTAAATTATTAATCGAAGGACGGCATGCATTGGATGAACTGACCCAAATCTTACAGCTGGGCCCGCTTTATCCCTTTCAGATGCAGCGCATTATGCCGATCCCTCATAGGTAA